In the genome of Candoia aspera isolate rCanAsp1 chromosome 4, rCanAsp1.hap2, whole genome shotgun sequence, the window TGTTTGCCCCGGGGgacgcagaccctagttgcaggcctgcataCAAAACACGGTggcttaatttctttctttggccTTCTGGCTACATTCCACTGTTATGAATCATGCTTCCTTTTTCCTGCTTGCACTGTGGGTggggtttttattttcctttttttttttgaacagatGGTGGAGCTACTTGCTCGCTCTTGGTTCTTCCAAAGCAAGATTTTCTGAGCTTCGGAGGGTTTACTGCACTGTCTGAAGAACAGGCCACAAGGCTGAGATGGCAGCTAGAACTGGGGAGGTAAGATCACTGTGCAGTCCAGCCTAAGGAAACAATGATCTCCCCTTGCTCTTTGTACTGGCCTTCCCCCAATCTTCCCCCCCACCCAGATCTTGGCTGAAATAACTCATCAGGCCCCCagctttcatttttgcttttgctttgaaaCTCTGAAACGGGGCTTTTCCAGCAGCCTGAATAAGAGAGCGATCTTCATGAGCCCCATGGTCCCAAATCAGCTTTGGACTATTGCTATTCTCTGTCCagggtttcttaaacttttttctctcccttcccacttttaaaaattatggaggatcccaaaagagcttttgttggtAGGGATTGTATgttcaatatttactgtattaaaacttAAAACTGAGGCATTCGCTACCActactgcttctcatgattgttcgatgggattttaatattatttttcgacataggctggcaaatagtttgattttgtggacccctgagagggtcttgggagaCGCCCAGGAGTCCTTGGACCAccctttgagaaacactgcgctatgCCACGGTGCAAAACTACTTCACTCAGTCAAGTGGGCTGTTTTTCTATGAAGTCAAGTCTCAGTTCCTGGTGCCTCCATGAGCCCCTTAAAGCGGATGACCTCAAGCTGGCTCAGAAGTAAAGTTCGAGGGACCTGCTGAACCAAAATAAACTTGGGTTACTCCCAAGCCTTTACCACTTCCCCTAGGTTGGTGTCCTCTTTGCGATTCTTGAGTGTAGTGTCTGGGGAAGTGCTTCATGTTAGTGCAAAACGTAGTTGTATATTTTTTTGGTGAAAGAAAATACACAGTCTTTGGTGAAAGACTTCATCTCTGTGTAGTGAAAAAGAATGCAAGCTTTATTTGATGCTGTTCCCTCATTGCCATAATAAAGCCCCAGATTTTTTCCATTGTCCCTCGGACCAGCTGTCATTTACAGACCAATTCTGATGAAAGAACCACATCCGTATGTGGGGAGCAACTGCAGTTTGCAAGCTGAGGCCCTCCTGGCCTGTACCTGCTTCTCCCAGCCTAGAATCCTTGAGATGGGTTGaggctgcagctcccagaatccctagccaGCAGGGACACAGCTGGAGTGCTCCAAGTTGAAGAAGGCAGACACAGAGCCTCAAGCTTAACTCACTGAGGGCGATATTCGAAGTAGAATTAAATGTTATTGCATTTCTCCAGTAATATTTTAGGTGGAAGTAAGGGGAAGAGAGGTGTGTGGAATATTGTGCTTAaattcttgttttcatttttcataggTTTTGCAGCAAATATCAGATTCATATTCAGATCTTGAAGTTTCCATGGGGGAAGCGTCGGTCCATATTCCAGATCCCAGCACCACTTCCATTTCCCCTTCCACAGAAGAATATGCGGGCATGTTTGACTTTAAGCTGAGTTTCAGCATATTCTTAAGAGACACTGATGCTTGGGTAAGGATTTAGGGGGAAGCTCTGCTTATGTAAGGATTTAGGGGGAATATGTGAGAACAGAGGGTAAGGGcagtgaccttgacagaaatacaaAACtcttacctaggcaaaaggggatgagacattatttaagtcctgggaaacaaggtaATGTTTGGAAGCTGCTCAGGCAAGTGCTTCCCTGAGTCACTGAAggataagaaggaggggaggtgaagtccaatcagacttgtgagattctcTTATTGTAGCCTATTTCAATAAAGTGCAGCTGATCTGTGGCTCCAGGAGCTGGCTGGTTTTGGCAAACAGCTCGACTTGGGCAGTAGTGCAGAACTTGGAAAGAATGCTGAACCCATGTGAGTCAAGCTTCCTGACCAATCCAGCATCTTCCCAAGCCCATTGATCAACTGTTCAGTGGGCGTCCGATGCTGGCTGGCAAGTTTTGAAAGCAGGCTAGGCTTGTGCGGGTGATGTTGGAGACAGCAGGCTTTGAATTCTTTCAAAACTCTGCATCTGCACAAGCCCGCTGAGCAGCTGTCAGGTCTAGCCATTGGTCAAAACCACCTGCCAGTTAGGCACTGCAGTGACTGGCAGATGGTTTGTTGCTGGCTGGTGACCATTAGGAGGTGGGAGCCTGCACCCCTGAAATCAGTCCAGCATCATTTGGCAAGAAACTAGTCCATAGCATGTTTGATTTGTGTCATCCTCTCTCTGAAGACTGTGGAGGAAAGGGGTTGGTAAAGATTTTGGGGAGGAGATAGAGGTGTAGGGATCTGgctgtgtaatggtctgtgggaatgaccttgggagacaggaggagagcCGCAGACTACCGTAGACAACCCGATGGTAAAAGATGTCCCAGCCCACAGGAGGGGggatggcatgggaaatgtttcagaaggcacCCTCTGTcattttctggagagtaaaagtaaaggaggggaaaCACACTTTCAGTCGTGCAAGGTTCTATTGAATGTAACCgaacaataaagatagagctagtactcccgGTTGTGCTtattgtctggactacctcacagggctaacaggCTGCTAGTTCTACACTCAGTAGACAAGGGTGCTGGATTGTCACAGAAGCAAGGAAGATCTGTCCGCTTGGACTCTTACAAATAAGACTaaccttcctcttctttctctcttaccTCCTGTCCCTCAACTCAGTTCTCAGAAAAACTCAACACAGTGTACTGTCGCCGATGCATCGCCTTCCCAGCCCTCATGAATGTGTCCCATCCACTGCCTTCTGGCTCCATCATCCGTGCCATGGCTGTGTTCAGGCACCCCAAGGATGCAGCAGAGGTAGTGAGATGCTGCCCACTTCATGAGCAACTGCTAAGAGACAGAGGTGGTGAGTTTTGGCTAAATAATGTGCTTAATCATTGGACTGCTTGGAAATAGGATGCAGCTTAGACAGTTTTGCAAAAGGACATCCAGAACAGAACTTTTCGTTCCTTAAACTGGAGGTTGAGATGGTTTGAGCCTGGAAACCTACTGCTTCCATTTTGATCCCAAAACTTGGGAGAAAGTTTTCTCCTACAGCAGCCCCTTTAGAAAGTGATCATTGAATCTGtcaatttctcatttttacaAATTTGTCCCTTTGGGTTCATTGCACTTGGGAAGGATTTTCAAAGTGTTTGCTGAAACATATGCTGGTTTTCTGCATGTTTCTCCCAAAACATTCTTTTTGCAGTTTTGTCTaatatattcagtttttaaaattcccaCACATTTGCACATCCCACAAAGTTCAACATAAAGAATTTCAAAGGACAGCTACGTTTAGCGTGcattgtttttagatttttttttatcccgcctttattatttttataaagaactcaaggctgggaacatacctaatactccttcctcctcctattttccccagaacaacaaccctgtgaggtgagtttggctgagagagagggactggcccaaagtcacccagccggctttcatgcctaaagtgggactaggactctccaTCTCCCTGGTTTCTACcccggtgccttaatcactagaccaaactggctgaaaTGCAAAACTAGATAAGTCGTATTTTAATATGAACTAAATtaatttctccccctcccctttctagtaaaaaggaaaggaatgggatctgcctttcctttccCATTACGGGGCAGAGGAAGAGGACATGAGGTAGTGTGAACAGGGACCAAAGGCAATTCTTTATTACATGGTAGATTTATGTTAATTATTATTCTCCTtccaccattggaagagctgagaCAAAAAGTgcggccatctggatcttggggagGAATctatacataaaatatttaattaaaaatcattCATTTTTCTAGATATAGTGATATTAATTAAACATAAAGATGTTTGGAATACAGGCACTGAGAATTGACCTTCTCTTGAGAATAACATCATGGTGTTTGatcacttaacttttttttaagagCTTTATAATTTTTCAgggtatagttaaaatacaaaatatagaatatagaaaagctaaaatacagaactaaagaaaaaagaaaaagtataaaagtgcaaaatagaagcagaaagtgacttccgaccttctccagtacagatatgaatacatttacaaatataatctcttaccattagttgaaccttagtaacattatttctatcaaatgaaaccatttaatcattaaaacccaaaatcaaaacttcatttttttctgacacaagcaagtagtctaaaagtggttgccaagtagaaagaaatccagaaacagtattttctcttatcagcactgttaacttggccatttgtccagctccatcagttttataatccagtcctcccctgtaggtatttgtggatctttccatctctgtgcatataaaagtcttgctgctgtaatcatgtataaaagcaaagtgtTTGATCACTTAATCTTAACCTTCATGTAGACAGGGGGAAATACAGTATCATCCATCTGCATGCTGGCAGTCCAGAGCAACTTCTTTATTTAACCCCAGCTATCTGTCGGCTTAGGGGCAATTCCTCATGATACAAATGCCCATCCTTCCAGGGCTGGAAGCCGATTTTTATTATGAATCTGTGAATTCCAGGGCAGAATCATAGCTGGGGAGATGTTTCCAGATGAGCTTGGAACAGAACGAGGTCCTCCAAGTCCCCACTCTAAACCAAtcactttctcttctcttcctcccaactttaTCTTCTGACAGATGTGGCCCATCCGGAGCACCTAATCCAGGTGGAATGGAATAACCGAGCCCAGTATTTTTCTGACTCAGAGACCAAGCGATGCAGTGTTACTGTTCCTTTTCAGGTACTCGCAGTTGTAGGGTGAAGGAGGAAAAGAGTTTGAGAGAAGTTCCTCTCCAAAGTTCATTATTTAAGATGGCTGCTGGGCAAGAATTTCTTCTATATTTTCCCCCCTCTTGATCTTATTTGGTTTCATGAAAGAGCCTTTGCTTTAGAGGGAAGAAAAGgttggtgaaattctcatggatgaAACACAATCTTCTTTACTTAGTTAGTTACAAAGTAGTAAAAGGGTATGTGTGAATGCCTGGCTTTCATTGGTCAATTGCCTCTCCACCAGTCTTTTGAAGCCTCAATGGCTTCCACGCCTTCTGTCAAGTTCCTACAGCAGATATGGGGGAGTTCATCCCgttgggcttttttaaaaagattggaaTCTTATTGTTACCACTAACCGGGAGCCCTGCTGTTGAGAACTTACTGGAAAAATTATCTTACCCCTGAAGTAATTCAAGAAAATTATCCATCCAATGTCCTGTCCACATGCAGTACATCCATTCAAACTGGGACTATTCTGCTTTGGGAACTGGGTTTTGCAAAAGTTCCACTGAGTCCTTCCCAGCTCCTGCACCTGGCACCACACCTCCATCCAGCTTTCGGGAGCTCCAATGAATTTAATTTCTACCCGTCGGCTCCACCCCCATCTTggaaatccaataaaaataacaaaaactgaCCTCTTGGTTGCCAACAGTCAACAAATTTACCATCAGTATTCAAACTCCAAAGCAAAATGGTtaatacagaaaatacatttagCACTGATAGAGTGTTATACTCTCCTTCCTTAAGTAACTGTTTCAATTTATTCCCTTTCTGCCTTTTACTCCATAGGGGAGAAAGCCCCAGCCATGAACTCTAACCTCATCCTGCCTCTTTTCCACCTACAGCAACGGTTTACCTCCTCCTTTGTTCTCATACTGCCTCATGGGAGTCTGATTTTCTCAACAAAATAGCCCCCTGACAGACTCCTACAGCTTATTACAGACGTTTTGCAACAACTTCAttgcttccaatagaagagaggaACTACCTCTCTTTCATTGGAAGGAGCCtcaaggaacttccaaggagaaaaccacacacaccccaaaatgggcagggcaagctactatgcATAAAACAGGAAGTAAACCCCGCACTCCCTCAccctgatgatattacctagttgggtaatgaaatgtctgcacgcaaacaaccaagctcagggagcaccaaggactccacaactttATTGCTTACAGCATTCCCAGATTTTAATCCAACCAGGGATTAGGTTGCACACACTGGAAAATTTTGAAAGACCGTTTGGGCCCCCGAGAATCGTTTATAATTGTTTATAAAAAGTTTACTTGGTTCTTTCCCTTCTTTAAACAAAGCCATATGCTTTTGGGTGCCTGATCGTTCCAATCTTCAGCTCACAGTTCTTTTTCCCCAAACTATGCAAAATTAATATTTGGAGATTTGATTCAGATAGTATAGTTTATTACTGATTatccattaggccatatcaaagtgCAGGATATAAAACATAATGCATCAATAAGACCGTATGtaaaaatagaacaaaagaaacaaatcagataagaaaaagaataaaaatacaaatcatatttctgaatcacCCCTACCGTTTACCCCAATCAGGCTCACATATGCAAATCTCAACTGACCCTTTTTATTCAGATAAAGGGCTGTATTTTATGTAAATTTTGGATTCTGTCtgcacatgaaatatgttgttttaatataaggaccTCAAGAGGCCGTTCGTCTAATGTGCAATCTGAGATACTGATCTCTCTCTTCCTTATACAATCAAATAATATGCCTTCTATCTCTGGAGCGCCTCAAATACAAGTACATTTATTATAGGGGACTTGGTTAAATCTTCCACACTTAaccattgtgtccagctgctcGAATCTTGCTCAAGTAAATACAGCCCTAAGATGCTTAGGCATTTCTGCGTTTAGATATTTAGCAGTCCGGAAGGTACGTTTGTAGCAGCTCGTCCATTTCAATGTGCCGACCTTGCTAAGGACGGCTGTATCTTTCTCTGGTTCTATATCTAAGATTCTTCATGCAGCAATCTTTTAAGCTTGTTCTCCAGTTGTTGAAGGGGCAGGGACATCACAGTTCCTAATATAATTTGTTAGTTGTACAATCCAAGAATTCTGTGACTGAGATTTTGTCTGTTATAAAAGACACAGTTTGGGAAGCCTGTCAGTTTCCATGGCACTACATTTGCACCAATAGTTGTATGCCCTGATTGTAGACGAAGGACAAATTGTATACATTCCCAATTCAGCTCGAACTGCAGGAGCTGAAGTCCTTTGATCCATACCCAATATACTTCTCCGACCCTTGTATACTCTGATAATTGGGGCTAAGGAACCTGGATAGCTGTGGTTTTTTAATTTGAGCAGTCAATTCACTTGTGCTCCTGCTCTAAGTGAGCTCCTTTGATGATGAGGAAGCCAGGATCCAGTCTCAGAGAAAACTACCCCTAGGTAaggatgaagccaatttagtggcctgctagaagcactgaaatggagcagagcttgtaacacagctgagaagctggcacagaaaaagaacattatcttgaaatagcttcagtgagcatgccagagaaacacaggttattgatcttatacattcagccctcccaagcataaagaatcacacgcttggacagattaggttaagataagtaaaagaattcttactgactttattcttgctTGCTTCTGTTATacccatcttggtggaaaagatgaagttcctttgttcttcttttctttctaaatagtttgccctaaattctcagccctacagctgccaagagctgtgtggaagaaaggggcagaatccttcatcaaggcctgagtaCCTGGCCcagatgaagagagcagcatccatgctgccctCTTGattggtggaagaaggggaaaggagagaaagaggaagtgggagtggtaacaaacaacttcctcagagttgcattgtgggacaactcaatttacatgctaattcacatgctaatgaggcatgctggatttgccaggacttccaacaaaggaAAGGTATTAACTTGCTCTATTGGCTCACCATCTAATGGCCATCTATGGCTATGATGTCATTTTCCAAAGACCATAATTTTTGACTTTGATGTATTAATAATCAGAGAGTTATTATGTCAATAGCAGCCAAGTCTTCTTAACAGCTTATGCAACCCTGCTTGTGAATATGATAATAATATTATATCGTCAGCATACAGCAAGATGTTACAATGTGTGTTTAATGCCCTACGCATGTGTACTTCAGGGTCCTTCATTcttcatttgttaaaaaaaataggctttttcatgaaaaatgttttatttctgttaatttctaatgggtttaatattgttatttctgcatgatttaataaataaatgttctacaaatggtcaattttaatttttaatatggtaaatatcaataaatataacttatacaaacaaaagctccttTGGGGTCCTCCTTCATTTTTGAAAAGTGGGAAGAGGTTGTGAgagcaaaatgtttaagaaacaccAGCCTAAGACAACAAAGAAACTGCGTCCTCTTGAAGCCTACTCACTAGCTGAATATTTGCTACTACAGTTTATACTCTGACTGTGCTCAGGAGCTCCATGCTAAGACATATTAATCTTCAAATTGGTTATATTCTCTCACAGGTTGCAGTTAAGGTCTATGTTTTGCTGTCCACACCTAACTTTTTGCTACGGCCACCTAAGCCTATCTGAAGCTTCCCTCTTTAGTGGGGGGAGGCTGATGTGTAATTTTCTCGTTCCTCTGCAGGAGTCCCGTAAAAGCAGCGTTGTTTGGTACAAGTACATGTGTTCTACAAGCTGTTTTGTTGGCGCGAACCGGCGTCCCATTTCAACCATCATCACCCTGGAGTCTCCACAGTCAGTATCTATTCCTGGTGTTCTTCGAAGTATGGCAGTGCCCAGCTTGGGGAACGTGGGAGCTCAAACCTCTCATTTCTCATGCATGACAAATGGGGTGTTGGGGGTTGAAGGAAGCTGTGCCATGAACCAGAGCTCCTGGATGCTCTGAAAAACAAGTGGGGGGACCATTTGGTACAGGGGTCCCTGGGCCGCTGGGCCACAAGATTTCAGCTAATAAACTTTCTACTTATTTTCTGCCCACCCAATTTTTTCTCTCACAGAGGATTGATTTTTGGACGACGGTGCTTTGAAGTTGAAGTATATCGGAGAGATGAGTCACCTAGCCCAAGAATCTGGAGACCTAGTATTTCTAGACTGGAAGAAAAGTTACATCACTTGGACCTGGAAGGGTTGGAAGAAGATTTGGAAAAGCAGGGTAGGTAATTTTAGAATCATGCACTGTTGGGGAGAAGGAGTAGAAGGGATCAGAGGGCTGGGGAGGTCACAAATAGAGAGATATGAAAAAAAGACTGGATGGGAAGGAAGTTCCCTATTTCAGCCTCTTTGGGGCTGCCATGCTTTCCCTCTTCTTTGGAGGTGCACCCACGTGTAAAGAAAAggggggctttgatcatgtggttgcagTTGCCATCTTCAGTACCCCCCTCACCGCCACAGATGACCCTGGCTCCCTGTGGGAGCCACGGTGAGGAAGAAGCAGCTCAGTGTacttcttctttgctttctcccaccctccctcagtTCTGGTGGCCTGGGAAGTGTGGTGCTTGAATTGTCTCAACATTGGGGGCCCACGTAAGAAGTTGTCTTGGTGCTCAAAGAGGTCCACTAATATCCTTAGTTCTTTCATGGGAAAGGTGGGATTCAGAAGAAGCtaaatgtaaggaatgcctaagactaaataaaagactcagactctaaatcaagtttaagctctggcttttatttagaatagaatgcacaccagtaaaaagctgagagtgagggaagcgcgccaaaagttgaattaaatagcctcgcgccaaacagcgctccacccccacactccccaggtgtgccccacgagttccacggagtgacaggtcatcaagacttgataggtgagaggtcatccagccccattcgccccgggcatcgccctgtttatcttcctgcgaggtaatggtccattaccgggcgattagacctcgatattcctcaaaagcctggacacgcccttccgaacctcgccctgatcatttccttgacaatggtgtcaatggtcaatTACCGGGCAATgggaccttgttgttcaatagatctcccaaccccattatcttctttgtctggtttatcgcccgcacctctccagtcattgacacgcatccgcgctttgtcatgcgagccgttacgatgtcgcaaacatcgcaacggcgatcatgacccccccccctgaagaaaatcaagccgagggcttggagggatatgcaacatggaagttgcggactagctcgggCGCCTGAATgtcatgggcagcgacccactcagggtggggaagtgtttccagtgcactaagtattggagagagccacgaagcttgcgggagtcgaggacctccttgacttcgaagtgctgctgtccgtcgatcatgacgggtggaggcgggggagtgcgtggatgccaccgggaggggtcactggccggcttgaataagctgcagtggaacacagggtgcagccacttcaaattatgaggtagatccaaacgcaccgtgaccgggttcacaatttgtgtaacctgaaaggggccaataaatttaggggccagtttcttggaaggctgaggtgacatgataaatttagtggagagataaaccaggtcccctactcgaaaaggcggctgttggtgcctgtgcttgtcagcctgaagtttatATGAGGTCTGAGCCTCATTGAGGGCATCCTGCTacggacggtcgcttagacattgcgcaaaaagggcaggatgccacatacgttttgacatccttcctcagtgaggaccaccaaaattggcgttgggttaagtggagggatttgagaaacccaaaatgaccagcctgtttgctgtcatgagaccggctgaggatagttgattgttgcgagtcagggacgtataaacgaccctccacccaggcgaggtcttgttccattgaaaccttgtcagggttagcaaggagccagggatcagattttaatgtGAGGGCAAAATCTGCGCGCAACCCACCCGgtatctgtggttgcctgcggcctgGAGCaggctgcgccggagtcgtttgcggggggggggggggctgttcccGAGCTCGGCTTcaggtgacagcggccaaacccaattgagactcagagagtaCAGTCCCCATgacgtcggagacaggctccacgtcctggggcagtcgggaaagtgcatctgccaaaaaattattCTTCctcggaataaacttcagctgaaagttaaaatggctgaaaaattgagcccagcgaatctgcttagggctgaggtgcctgggcatgtggagcgcctcgaggttgcggtggtctgtccagaccacaaaagggcaagtcgccccttctaaaaggtgacaccaagcctccagtgctgcttttactgcaaatgcctctttttcccagacatgccagcgcctttccatctcggaaaatttccgggagagataggcacagggtttcaAGAGTCCAGCAGAAttcttttgtaataggatagccccagttgaaaaatcagaggcatcagcctgaacaacaaaaggccgttcggggtcgggatgggataaaattggctccgctgtaaagagagctttcaactggtcgaaagcagcctgacaggtgggagtccaattgagcacagcccctgggttttttaccttgtgcgtctccccgacgcctttggtctgcaacaaatcagtcaagggcagggcaatctccgcgaacccttttGTGAAGGAtttgtagaaatttgcgaatcccaggaaactttggagctggtgccgggtgcgtgggtgctcccagctcaaaacagcctgaacctttgcaggatccattttgatgcccttatctgaaatcctgtagcctaagtaatccaggcgcgacttgtggaattcgcacttggaaagcttagcatacagtttagcgtgccggagcttggtgagaacctgtcttaccaatctttcgtgttctctctcagttttggagtatatcaggacatcgtccagataaaccagtactcctttaaacaaatggtcatgcagaacctcattaattagttgcatgaaaacccccagggcccctgcaagaccaaaaggcagtaccttatactggaaggagcccaaggaacagttaaaagctgttttccattcgtccccctccctgatgcaaatgcggtaatacgcctcgcggaggtcaagtttggaaaaaacctttccagtcgacaagtgtaccaacatgtctttcacgagggggagggggtacttgtttgacaaggaggctgaatttaacccgcaatagtctgtacacagtcttagggtaccatccttcttgaggaacagaacgggcgctccaaccggtaggtttgccggttcgatgaagccccgagtgaggtttttatcgaggaagtcccgcaacgccgccaattccttttgtgtcattgggtagatttttggcttaggcaatggaacatgagggagcagttcaatggcacagtccgtcttgcgatggggggggtaactggtccgtctcctcctccccgaagacatccGCGAAGTCCgtgtattgttccggcaacccctccatgggggaagcatgaacttgagggtcgacaatctcagccctccctacagtcaaagtgaggtatttccccttggcaggtgcctggtagaacccatcctcaaacgttatcgtacgggtcctccagttaatgtagggattgtggcgagttagccaggggattcccagaaccactataggcttgcccaccggggtgaccacgaattctatggtttcccagGCGTGgccatttg includes:
- the LOC134496786 gene encoding cellular tumor antigen p53-like; its protein translation is MAARTGEVLQQISDSYSDLEVSMGEASVHIPDPSTTSISPSTEEYAGMFDFKLSFSIFLRDTDAWFSEKLNTVYCRRCIAFPALMNVSHPLPSGSIIRAMAVFRHPKDAAEVVRCCPLHEQLLRDRGDVAHPEHLIQVEWNNRAQYFSDSETKRCSVTVPFQESRKSSVVWYKYMCSTSCFVGANRRPISTIITLESPQGLIFGRRCFEVEVYRRDESPSPRIWRPSISRLEEKLHHLDLEGLEEDLEKQGRSVSPELEYGSAAFETIWCPMPASDRGQIQSPLSSRIESSSFPLDPGKGEIGSINYSLLETGYN